A genomic segment from Pistricoccus aurantiacus encodes:
- a CDS encoding sarcosine oxidase subunit alpha family protein, with product MTQSNRLNQGGRIDRSRSLSFTFNGQRYRGYAGDTLAAALLANGVDVVNRSFKYSRPRGIVAAGAEEPNAVVQLGKTEAAQVPNVRATQQALYDGLTARSTNGWPNVQRDMMSLVGKLGGGFMPPGFYYKTFMAPASMWMTYEKVIRKGAGLGRVPSENDPDIYDHLNQHCDVLVIGAGPAGLAAALSAATSGARVILCDEQEEMGGSLLDSRETLDGAPADQWVKTTLETLAGMDNVTLLPRTTANGYHDHNFVTLHERRTEHLADTAPKVKSVRQVRSRLHRVRADQVVLATGAHERPLVYANNDVPGNLLAGAVSNYIHRYAVVPGNKLVLSTNNDHAYRAALDWAEAGREVVAIVDARTNPEGDLVKEAKSKNIRVITGSAVIEAKGANRVSGARVAKIDLERFAVSGQVEELACDTIASSGGYSPVVHLASHTGSRPTWSDDLLGFVPGEVKEMHPVGGAHGVYALGDVLADGARFGLEAAKASGIETTKSAELPRTEARQDAPTRALYQVPHEKPTLRAPKQFVDLQNDVTASGIEVATREGFESIEHVKRYTALGFGTDQGKLGNINGMAIAARMLKRSIPEVGTTVFRPNYTPVTFGVIAGRHARELFDPERYTAMHQWHVENGAEFEDVGQWKRPWYFPRKVNGKLETMDEAVARESLAVRTTVGILDATTLGKIDIQGPDAREFLGRVYTNKWAKLAPGRVRYGLMCKDDGMLMDDGTTSCLGENHFLMTTTTGGAAGVMEWLELWHQTEWPELQVYFTSVTDHWATMTVTGPDARKLLSEVTDIDLDKEQFKFMDWRNGKVADVPARVFRISFTGELAYEINVQANYALHVWKTLFEHGQKYDLTPYGTETMHVLRAEKGLIIAGQDTDGSVTPEDLGMFWAIGYDKPYSWIGKRALTRPDTARKDRKQLVGLKPTDPKVVLEEGAQIVFDKDQAIPMDMQGHVTSSYYSPNLKHGFALAVVKGGQERMGQKVYLPMSGGVTHEAEIVSTVFIDPKGERQNV from the coding sequence ATGACTCAGTCCAATCGTCTGAACCAGGGCGGTCGTATCGATCGTTCCCGCTCTTTGAGCTTCACCTTCAACGGTCAGCGCTATCGCGGCTATGCCGGCGATACCCTGGCGGCAGCGCTGCTGGCCAACGGTGTCGACGTGGTCAACCGCAGCTTCAAGTACTCCCGGCCCCGGGGCATCGTCGCCGCCGGCGCGGAAGAGCCCAACGCGGTGGTTCAGCTGGGCAAGACGGAAGCCGCTCAGGTGCCCAACGTGCGCGCCACCCAGCAGGCGCTCTACGATGGCCTGACCGCCCGTTCCACCAACGGCTGGCCCAACGTCCAGCGGGACATGATGAGCCTGGTCGGCAAGCTCGGCGGTGGCTTCATGCCACCGGGCTTCTACTACAAGACCTTCATGGCCCCGGCTTCCATGTGGATGACCTACGAGAAGGTCATCCGCAAGGGCGCCGGCCTGGGTCGCGTGCCCAGCGAAAACGATCCGGATATCTACGATCACCTCAATCAGCACTGCGACGTGCTGGTGATCGGCGCCGGCCCGGCGGGGCTGGCGGCGGCGCTCTCCGCAGCGACAAGCGGCGCTCGGGTGATTCTGTGCGACGAGCAGGAAGAGATGGGCGGCTCGCTGCTGGATAGCCGCGAGACTCTGGACGGCGCCCCGGCGGATCAGTGGGTGAAGACTACCCTCGAGACCCTGGCGGGCATGGATAACGTGACGCTTCTGCCGCGCACCACCGCCAATGGCTATCACGATCACAACTTCGTGACCCTGCACGAGCGGCGTACCGAGCATCTGGCGGATACGGCGCCCAAGGTCAAGAGCGTGCGTCAGGTGCGCTCGCGGCTGCATCGGGTGCGGGCGGATCAGGTGGTGCTGGCCACCGGCGCCCACGAGCGACCGCTGGTTTACGCCAACAACGACGTTCCCGGCAATCTGCTGGCCGGCGCGGTGTCCAACTACATTCACCGTTACGCGGTGGTGCCGGGCAACAAGCTGGTGCTTTCCACCAATAACGACCACGCCTACCGCGCGGCGCTGGACTGGGCGGAAGCCGGTCGTGAAGTGGTGGCCATCGTCGACGCCCGGACCAATCCGGAAGGCGATCTGGTCAAGGAAGCCAAGTCCAAGAACATTCGCGTGATCACCGGTTCCGCGGTAATCGAGGCCAAGGGAGCCAACCGTGTTTCCGGCGCCCGAGTGGCGAAGATCGATCTCGAGCGTTTCGCGGTCAGCGGACAGGTGGAAGAGCTCGCTTGCGATACCATCGCCAGCTCCGGCGGTTACAGCCCGGTGGTGCACCTGGCGTCCCACACCGGTTCCCGCCCTACCTGGAGTGACGACCTGCTGGGCTTCGTGCCCGGTGAGGTGAAGGAAATGCATCCGGTGGGCGGTGCTCACGGTGTCTACGCGCTTGGGGACGTGCTCGCCGATGGCGCCCGGTTCGGCCTGGAAGCGGCCAAGGCCAGCGGTATCGAGACGACCAAGAGCGCGGAACTGCCCAGGACGGAAGCGCGGCAGGACGCACCGACTCGCGCGCTCTATCAGGTACCTCATGAGAAGCCGACGCTGCGCGCACCCAAGCAGTTCGTGGATCTGCAGAACGATGTCACCGCCTCGGGTATCGAGGTGGCGACTCGCGAGGGCTTCGAGTCCATCGAACATGTCAAGCGCTATACCGCGCTGGGCTTTGGTACCGACCAGGGCAAGCTCGGCAATATCAACGGCATGGCCATCGCCGCGCGGATGCTGAAACGCTCGATTCCGGAAGTGGGCACCACGGTGTTTCGTCCCAACTATACGCCGGTGACCTTCGGCGTTATCGCCGGTCGTCACGCCAGGGAGCTGTTCGATCCGGAGCGCTATACCGCGATGCATCAGTGGCACGTGGAAAACGGCGCCGAGTTCGAGGATGTCGGCCAGTGGAAGCGTCCCTGGTATTTTCCGCGCAAGGTCAACGGCAAGCTGGAAACCATGGATGAGGCGGTAGCCCGGGAGAGCCTGGCGGTGCGCACCACGGTGGGCATTCTCGATGCCACGACCCTGGGCAAGATCGACATCCAAGGGCCGGACGCCCGGGAATTCCTGGGCCGCGTCTACACCAACAAGTGGGCCAAGCTGGCGCCGGGACGAGTGCGCTACGGCCTGATGTGCAAGGACGACGGCATGCTGATGGACGACGGTACCACCAGCTGCCTGGGCGAGAATCACTTCCTGATGACCACTACCACCGGCGGCGCCGCCGGGGTCATGGAATGGCTCGAGCTGTGGCATCAGACCGAGTGGCCGGAGCTGCAGGTGTACTTCACCTCCGTCACCGATCACTGGGCGACCATGACCGTGACCGGTCCGGATGCGCGGAAGCTGTTGTCGGAAGTCACCGATATCGATCTCGACAAGGAACAGTTCAAGTTCATGGACTGGCGAAACGGCAAGGTCGCCGACGTGCCGGCTCGGGTATTCCGCATCTCCTTCACCGGGGAACTGGCCTACGAGATCAACGTTCAGGCCAACTACGCCCTGCACGTCTGGAAGACCCTGTTCGAGCACGGTCAGAAGTATGATCTGACGCCTTACGGCACCGAGACCATGCACGTGCTGCGGGCTGAGAAAGGGCTGATCATCGCCGGTCAGGATACGGATGGCTCCGTGACTCCGGAGGATCTGGGCATGTTCTGGGCCATCGGCTACGACAAGCCGTACTCCTGGATCGGCAAGCGCGCCCTGACTCGACCGGATACCGCCCGCAAGGACCGCAAGCAACTGGTGGGCTTGAAGCCCACGGATCCCAAGGTGGTGCTGGAAGAGGGCGCTCAGATCGTCTTCGACAAGGATCAGGCCATTCCCATGGACATGCAGGGCCATGTGACCTCGAGCTACTACAGCCCGAACCTGAAACACGGCTTCGCCCTGGCGGTAGTCAAGGGCGGGCAGGAACGCATGGGCCAGAAAGTCTATCTGCCGATGTCCGGTGGCGTGACCCACGAGGCCGAGATCGTCAGTACCGTATTCATCGATCCCAAGGGAGAGCGTCAGAATGTCTGA
- a CDS encoding sarcosine oxidase subunit delta codes for MFYIHCPYCDEHREEEEFHPKGQAHIARPKDPENCSDEEWGDYLFFRDNPRGIHHELWVHSVGCRKFFNITRNTASYEILETYRIGEQPRVTAQSLADKEKESGVQAADGGWQTVGARPETEALNKNQETSKTTDKKEASV; via the coding sequence ATGTTCTATATACATTGCCCTTACTGCGACGAGCATCGCGAAGAAGAAGAATTCCATCCCAAGGGTCAGGCACATATTGCCCGTCCGAAGGATCCGGAGAACTGCAGCGACGAAGAGTGGGGGGATTACCTGTTCTTCCGCGACAACCCGCGGGGCATCCACCACGAACTGTGGGTCCACTCGGTTGGCTGTCGCAAGTTCTTCAATATCACTCGCAACACCGCGTCCTACGAGATTCTCGAGACCTATCGCATCGGCGAGCAGCCCCGGGTGACCGCGCAAAGCCTGGCGGACAAGGAGAAGGAGTCCGGCGTTCAGGCCGCGGACGGCGGCTGGCAGACCGTGGGTGCGCGACCGGAAACCGAGGCGCTGAACAAGAACCAAGAGACCTCGAAGACAACCGACAAGAAGGAGGCATCGGTATGA
- a CDS encoding sarcosine oxidase subunit beta family protein has product MQRYSGFGLVKHALSHHENWQRQWRNPTPKKQYDVVIVGGGGHGLATAYYLAKNHGITNVAVIEKGWLGGGNTARNTTIVRSNYLWDEAARLYNHSLDLWKGLSQDINYNVMFSQRGVMNLGHTLQDMRDIQRRVHANRLNGIDSEVINAEQIKEIVPIIDTSKRARYPILGASWQKSAGVARHDAVAWGYARAADSLGVDLLQNTEVTGFKIRDGQVYGVHTNRGDIESKTIGCVVAGNSGVVAKMAGIKLPLESHPLQALVSEPLKPILDTVVMSNHVHGYVSQSDKGDLVIGAGIDGYLGYGQRGSYSTVEHTLQAIVEMFPIFSRVRMNRQWGGIVDTCADACPILSKTKVKGLFFNCGWGTGGFKATPGSGHVFAASLAKGEMHPIAEPFSIDRFNTGALIDEHGAAGVAH; this is encoded by the coding sequence ATGCAACGCTATTCAGGTTTCGGGTTGGTCAAGCACGCGCTCAGTCATCATGAGAACTGGCAGCGTCAGTGGCGCAACCCCACCCCCAAGAAACAGTACGACGTAGTCATCGTCGGCGGTGGCGGCCATGGCCTGGCCACCGCCTACTACCTGGCCAAGAACCACGGCATCACGAATGTCGCGGTGATCGAAAAGGGCTGGCTGGGCGGCGGCAACACTGCCCGTAACACGACGATCGTGCGCTCCAACTACCTGTGGGACGAAGCCGCACGGCTCTACAACCATTCCCTGGACCTATGGAAAGGGCTTTCCCAGGACATCAACTACAACGTGATGTTCTCCCAGCGTGGCGTCATGAACCTGGGCCACACCCTGCAGGACATGCGCGACATTCAGCGCCGTGTGCATGCCAACCGGCTGAACGGCATCGACAGCGAGGTGATCAACGCCGAGCAGATCAAGGAGATCGTGCCGATCATCGATACCTCCAAGCGCGCCCGCTATCCGATTCTGGGCGCCTCCTGGCAGAAGAGCGCCGGGGTTGCCCGCCACGATGCGGTGGCCTGGGGCTATGCCCGGGCGGCGGATTCCCTGGGCGTTGACCTCTTGCAGAACACCGAGGTCACCGGCTTCAAGATCCGCGACGGCCAGGTATATGGCGTTCACACCAATCGTGGCGATATCGAATCCAAGACGATTGGCTGCGTGGTGGCAGGCAACTCCGGGGTCGTGGCGAAGATGGCGGGCATCAAGCTGCCGCTGGAATCCCACCCGCTGCAGGCGCTGGTATCCGAGCCGCTCAAGCCGATTCTCGATACCGTGGTGATGTCCAACCACGTTCACGGTTACGTCAGTCAGTCGGACAAGGGCGATCTGGTGATCGGTGCCGGCATCGACGGCTATCTCGGCTACGGCCAGCGCGGCAGCTACTCCACCGTGGAGCACACCCTGCAGGCCATCGTCGAGATGTTCCCGATCTTCTCGCGGGTACGCATGAACCGCCAGTGGGGCGGCATCGTCGATACCTGCGCGGACGCCTGCCCGATTCTGTCCAAGACCAAGGTCAAGGGCCTGTTCTTCAACTGCGGTTGGGGCACCGGCGGTTTCAAGGCCACCCCAGGCTCCGGCCACGTGTTCGCCGCAAGCCTTGCCAAGGGCGAGATGCATCCTATCGCCGAACCGTTCTCTATCGATCGCTTCAATACGGGCGCATTGATCGACGAGCATGGCGCCGCCGGCGTGGCGCACTAA
- the glyA gene encoding serine hydroxymethyltransferase: MNTSTLRDFDPQLADAIKDEVARQEAHIELIASENYASKAVMEAQGTQLTNKYAEGYPGKRYYGGCEFVDVAEQLAIDRACDLFGADYANVQPHSGAQANAAAFMALVKPGDTILGMSLAHGGHLTHGAAPNFSGKHYNAVQYGLNPDTGEIDYEEVERLAREHQPKMIIAGFSAYARVVDWRRFRTIADEIGAWLLVDMAHVAGLVAAGLYPSPLPHAHVVTTTTHKTLRGPRGGLILSAHGDEALYKKLNGAVFPGQQGGPLMHVIAAKAVAFKEAMSQDFVRYQEQVITNARAMAKVFLERGYDVVSKGTDNHLFLVSLIQQGVTGKDADAALGRAHITVNKNTVPNDPQSPFVTSGLRIGTPAATSRGFDENDCEQLAGWICDILDVLAKGEDTGSAEAEVREKVAELCGRHPVYAESAGVRQTANA, from the coding sequence ATGAACACTTCGACACTTCGCGATTTCGATCCCCAGCTTGCCGATGCCATCAAGGATGAAGTGGCGCGCCAGGAAGCGCATATCGAGCTGATCGCTTCCGAGAACTATGCCAGTAAAGCGGTCATGGAAGCCCAGGGCACTCAGTTGACCAACAAGTACGCGGAAGGCTACCCGGGCAAGCGCTACTACGGCGGCTGCGAGTTTGTCGACGTCGCCGAGCAGTTGGCCATCGATCGTGCCTGCGATCTGTTCGGCGCGGACTACGCCAACGTGCAGCCGCACTCCGGCGCCCAGGCCAATGCCGCCGCCTTCATGGCGCTGGTCAAGCCCGGCGATACGATACTGGGCATGAGCCTGGCCCACGGCGGCCACCTGACTCACGGCGCGGCGCCGAACTTCTCCGGCAAGCACTACAACGCCGTGCAGTACGGCCTGAACCCGGACACCGGCGAGATCGACTACGAGGAAGTCGAGCGTCTGGCTCGTGAGCATCAGCCGAAGATGATCATCGCCGGCTTCTCCGCTTACGCTCGCGTGGTGGACTGGCGTCGTTTCCGCACCATCGCCGACGAAATTGGCGCCTGGCTGCTGGTGGACATGGCACACGTCGCCGGTCTGGTGGCCGCCGGTCTCTATCCGAGCCCGCTGCCCCATGCCCACGTGGTCACCACCACCACCCACAAGACCCTGCGCGGCCCTCGCGGCGGCCTGATCCTTTCCGCTCATGGCGACGAGGCGCTGTACAAGAAGCTCAACGGCGCGGTATTCCCGGGCCAGCAGGGCGGCCCCCTGATGCATGTGATCGCCGCCAAGGCGGTAGCCTTCAAGGAAGCCATGAGCCAGGACTTCGTGCGCTATCAGGAGCAGGTCATCACCAACGCCCGGGCCATGGCCAAGGTGTTCCTGGAACGCGGTTACGACGTGGTCTCGAAAGGCACCGATAACCACCTCTTCCTGGTATCGCTGATTCAGCAGGGCGTGACCGGCAAGGACGCGGACGCCGCCTTGGGACGCGCCCATATCACCGTGAACAAGAACACCGTGCCCAACGACCCGCAGAGCCCCTTTGTCACCTCCGGGCTACGCATCGGCACGCCGGCAGCCACCAGCCGCGGTTTCGACGAGAATGACTGCGAGCAGCTGGCCGGCTGGATCTGCGACATCCTCGATGTGCTGGCCAAGGGCGAGGATACTGGATCCGCGGAAGCGGAAGTGCGCGAGAAGGTCGCCGAGCTGTGCGGTCGTCATCCCGTCTATGCCGAGTCGGCTGGCGTTCGCCAGACCGCCAATGCCTAA
- the nhaC gene encoding Na+/H+ antiporter NhaC, with the protein MISTCRKPSLLLALLPIVLTFLILGTQLFIFDTFTPHVPLVIGIAITAILGRYLNCSWEDMQEGMLHVVSVGLPAVGILILVGMITGVWIASGTVPTLIYYGLDVLSPEVFLAAAAILCSVVSVSLGTSWGTLGTVGLALMGIGAGFGIPVYWTAGAVVSGAFFGDKVSPLSDTTNLAPAVTGVNLFDHIRNLMPTTLPAMLIALAIYTVVGFGLVGDEAASFARITAINTGLSDNFMLSLWTILPVVLVIGLAVMRMPAIPVLFTGVVLGGLTALLFQDAPVKDIFTYAFSGYEITTGVDEIDGLLNRGGIQSMTWVITLLLIALSFGGILESTGCMRAIIEAVVKRARSFGALQTSAIGSSIATNLVAGDPYLSIALTGRMFGPVYRGMKYSMLNLSRATEEGGTLVSPLIPWNAGGAVVVASLGLGIYDGNLENLLYIPLAFACWTSPLIGILYAWTGWFSPKASEAEQQRWKEQGEEIMDVAQVQNEMRSRVYRVN; encoded by the coding sequence ATGATTTCGACCTGCCGCAAGCCCAGCTTGCTTCTGGCGCTGTTACCCATTGTGCTGACGTTCCTGATATTGGGAACACAGCTATTTATCTTCGATACCTTCACCCCCCATGTGCCTCTGGTGATCGGCATCGCCATCACTGCGATACTGGGCCGCTATCTGAACTGTAGCTGGGAAGACATGCAGGAGGGCATGCTTCACGTGGTCAGCGTGGGCCTGCCGGCGGTGGGCATCCTGATCCTGGTGGGCATGATCACCGGGGTATGGATCGCCAGCGGTACCGTACCGACGCTGATCTATTACGGTTTGGACGTGCTGAGCCCGGAAGTATTCCTGGCGGCGGCGGCAATTCTGTGTTCCGTGGTTTCGGTATCCTTGGGCACCTCCTGGGGCACCTTGGGTACCGTGGGCCTGGCACTGATGGGGATCGGCGCCGGTTTCGGTATTCCCGTCTACTGGACCGCCGGTGCGGTGGTGTCCGGTGCGTTCTTCGGCGACAAGGTCTCGCCGCTTTCCGATACCACCAACCTGGCGCCGGCGGTGACCGGGGTGAACCTGTTCGATCATATCCGCAACCTGATGCCGACCACGCTTCCGGCCATGCTGATCGCCCTGGCGATCTATACCGTGGTGGGCTTTGGTCTGGTGGGAGACGAGGCGGCATCGTTTGCACGTATTACCGCCATCAATACCGGGCTGTCGGATAACTTCATGCTTTCCCTGTGGACGATACTGCCGGTGGTACTGGTCATCGGACTCGCGGTGATGCGCATGCCCGCCATACCGGTGCTCTTCACCGGCGTGGTGCTCGGCGGCCTGACGGCACTGCTGTTTCAGGACGCGCCGGTCAAGGATATCTTCACCTATGCCTTCTCCGGCTATGAGATCACTACCGGGGTCGATGAGATCGACGGTCTGTTGAATCGCGGCGGCATCCAGTCGATGACCTGGGTCATCACCCTGCTGCTGATCGCGCTTTCCTTCGGCGGTATCCTGGAGAGCACCGGCTGCATGCGGGCGATCATCGAGGCGGTGGTCAAGCGTGCGCGCAGCTTTGGCGCACTGCAAACCTCCGCCATCGGCAGCTCCATCGCCACCAACCTGGTCGCCGGCGACCCCTATCTGTCCATCGCTCTGACCGGACGCATGTTCGGGCCGGTCTATCGCGGCATGAAGTATTCCATGCTCAACCTATCCCGGGCCACGGAAGAGGGCGGCACCTTGGTCTCGCCGTTGATTCCCTGGAACGCCGGTGGCGCCGTGGTCGTCGCCTCTCTCGGGCTCGGCATCTATGATGGCAATCTTGAAAATCTCTTGTATATCCCGTTGGCCTTCGCCTGCTGGACGTCGCCCTTGATCGGTATCCTCTATGCCTGGACCGGCTGGTTCTCGCCAAAAGCCAGTGAGGCGGAACAGCAGCGCTGGAAGGAGCAGGGCGAGGAAATCATGGACGTGGCGCAGGTCCAGAACGAGATGCGCTCGAGAGTCTACCGCGTCAATTAG